The stretch of DNA AAACGTAGGACTTCCTTTTTCATTCTCAAGGTAAAAATCCATAACAACAGTTGAAACAATGTTACGTTTTACTAGCTCATCTTTTCCTAACTGCGAGTCAGAAATATTTGGTGAAAACATATCAGCCAGTTCATCTAGTGATAAATTTTCTTTCATTGTTTGGATTTTATTGATTCTTCCTAGGATCTTCTCTTTTGGAAAAAAGGTCTCCTGTCCAGTAAAGGTTGATTTACGTATGAACCATTCTTCTGGAATAAGGTCCTTTCGCTTCCATCTATATAACTGTCCATATGAAATTCCCGCTAATTCTAATAGGTCTTTTTTTGAGATTAACTCCTCGCTCATGATAAAAACCCCTTTCTATTTACCAATGTAACATAACACTGTTACGCATGTAAAGTTGTAACTTACATATTTTTGTAAATAAAAAAGGCCTCCTACGATGGAATCATCGTAAAAGGCCTTACCCTGTTCTATTCTTCTACATCCACTGTCGGATAGTGCTTTAAAAAGTAAACCAATGATTGCAGTTCCACTGCTAGGTCAATATGGTGAACCCGAATCGACCCTGGTACATTTAACCGAGCAGGCGTAAAGTTTAAAATCCCTTTGACTTCCGCTTTTACCAGTCGGTCCGTTATCATTTGCGCAACAGGAGCGGGCACCGTTAAAATAGCCACCTGAATATCACTATTTTCTAATACCTTCTCCAAATCATCCATATGATGAACCGGAACTTCACGGATCATTGTCCCCATTTTTTCCGGATCGACATCAAACGCGACTTCGATCTTCGTATTGTTATTTTTTAAAAAGTTATAATTTAAAAAGGCAGTCCCCAAATTACCGACCCCAATTAACG from Bacillus sp. SLBN-46 encodes:
- a CDS encoding YhbD family protein → MSEELISKKDLLELAGISYGQLYRWKRKDLIPEEWFIRKSTFTGQETFFPKEKILGRINKIQTMKENLSLDELADMFSPNISDSQLGKDELVKRNIVSTVVMDFYLENEKGSPTFTITRMLEVYVLEKLLQSGEINQDEGKMLLQVLKEHAALIKQKSCELVITRKLGVSSCLLLINAEALHMDLGTKMVVQLSLMSCMEEIKAKLL
- a CDS encoding redox-sensing transcriptional repressor Rex produces the protein MSNETMKIPQATAKRLPLYYRFLKNLHTSGKQRVSSAELSEAVKVDSATIRRDFSYFGALGKKGYGYNVNYLLTFFRKTLDQDELTKVALIGVGNLGTAFLNYNFLKNNNTKIEVAFDVDPEKMGTMIREVPVHHMDDLEKVLENSDIQVAILTVPAPVAQMITDRLVKAEVKGILNFTPARLNVPGSIRVHHIDLAVELQSLVYFLKHYPTVDVEE